The genomic interval caatataaattaattgaacaactacatttatcataaatgtagacattcgaccaatgtgattcttatttctagataaatgtttataccaaaagctaggcttttagtatacactccaacactgacAATAAAGAACATGATGGGCGCGCAAAATCGTGGGCGCGACCGAGCGAGTGACAACCGAGCGATGGTAAGTCCCGACCGGATAATAAAGAAAATGATGGACTCACAAAGTCGTGAGCGCGACCGAGCGAGTGCCGCCCGAGTGATGGTAGATCGCGACCTAGAGAGCGCCGACCAAGTGAAGGTATATCGCGACCTGGAGAGCGCCGACCGAGCGAGTGCTGACCAAGTGAAGGTAAATCGCGACCTGGAGAGTGCTGACCGAGCGAGTGCCGACCAAGTGAAGGTAAATCGCGACCTAGAGAGCGCCGATCGAGCGAGTGCAGACCAAGTGAAGGTAAATCGCGACTTGGAGAGCGCCGACCAAGCGAGCGATGTCGAGTTCGTAACCGAGAAAAACATTAAGCGATAGGCCGACCGGCGTAAAATGAGTAGCCGAGTGGTACCAGCGAATGGTCGAGCAAACGGCCAAGCAACAACGATGAGCGAAACGTGAAGGCAGAGCGACAAGTGAGCGGTGGATGCCGACCAAGCCACAGCGGTGAATGAAACACGGATTCCGAGAGCCGGACAGAGCGGCGAGCGAAGCAAATGTGATAAGTGTCGAGCAGAGCGGCGAGGGAAGCGGTGAGCGCCAATCGGGCAAGAGCGATGAGCAAAAAGTAAATAataagtgccgagcagagcggcgaCTGAGgagtgagtgccgaccgagcaacagcagtgagcggaacgtgggagctgagtgccgggcagagcggcgaaTAAAGCGAGTATGACGAGTGTCATGTAGAACTACGAGTGAGTGATGAGcgccgaccaagaggtcgttgggcgtgagagcatgctcacttataactcgcactggggcgagagtctgggacagccgaccaagcagctcggtcgttgggcgtgagagcagagctcacttataactcgcactggggagagagtctgggacagccgaccgagcagctcggtcgttgggcgtgagagcagatctcacttataactcgcactggggcgagagtctgggacaactgaCCAAGCAGCTcgatcattgggcgtgagagcagagctcacttataactcgcactggggcgagagtctgggacagccgaccgagcagctcggtcgttgggcgtgagagcatagcccacttataactcgcactggggcgagagtctgggacagccgactgaGAAGGTCGATGGGGGGTTGAGCGTGTgagcagtgctcacttataactcgtactgaagcgagagtctggaatccgacctgccggtcgttgggcgtgagagcatgctcacttataactcgcactgaggcgagagtctggaatcccgaccgggagGTGTTCTGGgggcctgaccaggaaatgttctggaggcctgaccaggaaatgctATGGgggtctgaccaggacttgattTGGAGACCTGATCGGGAAACAATATGAAGGCCTGACAAAAAAGCAATCTGAAAGCCTGATCCggaattgatctggagatctgaccaggacttgatctggagacctgctCAGGAATTGATCTGAAGACCGACCAGGAATTGGTCTGAAAGTCCGATTGAGGATTGGTTTGGAAGCTCGATTGAAGATTGGTCTGGAAGTCTGACTGGGAATTGGTCTGGAGGCTCGACAGAGATCGTTAgcgatactccgatccgagaccggTGATGATGCTCTGGCCCTAGACCAGTGGCGatatctcgaccccgaacgggggaggataagccttCAATGCCCATAGAAGCGAAGCCTGTAGCAACATGAGGGAATAAAGCCTTTGTCATACCTGATCGCTATCATATCTTATCGCGGAGTGGTGTCAGCCGACTGAGGATCTAGCTTggtccctcaactcccgaatacccgtggagcgagGGGGGAGGATAAAAGGCGTGAAGCCGATATAAGGGAACAGAATCCATAAccatagaaggaagcagagcactATGAATGCAAGTAGCAGCACTTGTAGATGTAAGAGACTGCAAAACAGGTGAAGGATGCagagcatataataataatagagtgaAGCGCCTATAGTAATAAGAGGATGCAGGGCCTCCTGGCGAAGGGTGTAGAGCCTGTAgcaataagaggatgcagagcctcatgatgaagggtgcagagcctgtagcagtaagaggatgcagagcctcatggtgaagggtgcagagcctatagtgcagatccagtagtagtaagaggatgcaaaGTCTCATGGCAAAGGGTGTAGAGCCTATAATACACCTGCTCGAGGAGCTGGGtccctgatcggagagtaaggcccctagcctgtaatcaaagagcgaggcccctagatcctgatcgggaagtggtactgcgagtcaatgattggggagctgtgtccctagtgtatgagcggggaACTATGTCCCAAGTGTATGTGCGGGGAattgggcccctagtgtccgatcaaaaatcgaaggACCTAGTCTTTGATCTaggaactaggattttactctcttatcagggagctatatcagttcctataatcgtaaaaagggagcagagcttGTAGCGTACCTGACCAAGGAGCTGTGCCAATCGGCTAAAGGTTTGTCTCAATCCCCAAACTCCCGAATACctgtggagtcagggaaaaaacataacgggaaaactaacctgtcagccagctgaagctccactcgatccctcgactcccgaataccggtgAAGTGAGGATAGAAGATAATATATGCGTCGAGATCCTCcgggattgtgataatagcaTAGAACCTCctgacgtcgtccatcttcacgttccagaataggtgcatgtgttcccacagacgacgccaaattgatctcgtccagaagctgagtcagacggaccgccgggtgaggtcctctggtcaacgctacctgcatccaacgaccgggttgacccggccccggtaccccgatgctcgaggcagatccaacgaatatatgagtacaagattaagccataaaataatgaaatatgcatagaatatgaacggagaacgtaccctggcccagggggcgcccttggatgggacgcggctcgagttgtcgcgacccggaagagtggatgactccgatcaggatggagagctggatctgacgacgagaAGCTGACCGATGCACTGACCCGGAAGACGAGCTGCAGATCGTGATATAATACCGATACGCAGACCGAGATAAGATactggcacgcaggccgggataagaCTTCGACACGCAGGCCGAGATAAGACttcgacacgcaggccgggagATACTAACGACACACAGACCGAGACACGAGATAAACACAGACTGGGACActaggtcggcacgcaggccgagttACACTATTGACACATAAATCAAGGTAGGACATCGGCGCGCAGGCCAGGAGAAGACACCgacacgcagaccgggataaCAATAGGAGCGGAATGCGATCAAATCAGTGGCGCTCAACAATAACCAAGGCACAAAGGCTGAAACCCCACAACACACGAAGCTGGAACGAGATAACGGCGCGAAGGTCGGCACACAACGAGACGGAATCGGTGCCGGGATGAAATCGATGTAAGGACGGCCGGCACGTGGACTGTTGGTGCGCGGGGGCTGCTGGTCAGAGACGTTATAGCGCATGGAGGTGCGACAAGTTGACGGAGGCGCCGACAAGCAAGGCCGTGGTGCCTGATGACTGCCAACGGGAGAAGCTGCTGCGTATGGACCGGGAGAGAGGGGATGATTCTGTCCTTGCCTCGGCAGCGATGTCCATGAGCACGGGAAAGGTGGAGGCTCGGCTGCAGCTCCGGCGACACAGCAAGGAGGAGGAGACGAGGTAGTGTTCTGCCAGTGGCGGTGCAACGAGGGGGAGATGAGGCGGCGTTCTGTCGGTGGCAGCATAGCGAGGAGGAGGCGAGGTGGAGGCACAGCGAAGAGGAGGGGGAGAAGAGGAGTTTGTCACCGACGTCGATaatagaagaaggaagaagaggaagatcgtTGCCGGCGGCTGTGGCTCGAGGACGGCAGCgagggaggagaagctctccctGTCTCTACTGGCGGTTGCagtgagaaggagagggagaggagaaaggCGGGGGCGGCCGACGTCGGCTCTGGCGACGGCGTCGcgatagaggaagaagaagaaaggtgagCCGATCTCTCCGACGAGGAGTTGAGCATGAGGGGGAGAAGAGGAGGCGCAGAAGTGACGGTCGGCGGCCGTCCTCGGCGCCGGCGAGGCACCTGGGAAGGAGGAAAGGCCCCCCCCCCTCCTTTTTTCTCTGTGGCGGCGGTGAACCATATACGAAAAAACCCACCTCCTTCACATGCTACAGTGCATCCCATTTTCTCCCCCAACCCtaaccaaacaaaagactcaaATGCCCTCCTTCCTCTCTACAATTTCCTCCTTGCCCTTCCCCTATATCCACATCAGTAACAATAacgataatattatttatttatttatttatatcaatACATGCATGCGCTAGCTATACATGGTATCATGTATTACTTATAGCAGAAGAAATATCCATCAAGGTCAAGGATATGTTATATAAACATCCAACACATCAGTCAATGTGGTGGCCGTGGTAGCGACCCGTTGGCTCAGGGCGTAGCCCCTGGCCAGCCGGAACTGTCCGCTTCCGCCTATGATGCTCCGATCCGACACTCTCGCCGGCTCGTACCTCCCGTACATGGCCAACGAGCTCCCGTTGTAATCTCCTGCGGTGAGCACCAAGTTCAAGGCCGTCGTCACGCTAAGTCCTGTCAAGTCTGAGTACACGACGAGGCCTTGCGCTCGGCCGATGGCCGGCGAGCTAGGCTCGGGCCCCTCGAGGAGAATGTTGTCGATGACTCCGATGTTGCCGAAACCTCCGGCAGGGGATTCCGGGTGGAGATCCACTGACACCACTGACGTCGCGTTGGGGGAACCCGCAACTCGTTCTAGGAAGTAGAAATGCAGGTGTTCGGAGTAGTTCTGGGCAAAGGTCACCgtagcagaggagaggagaagaaagaggATGAAAGAGGGAAACGAGACAACGCCTTCCATCATGCAATAGTTAAGCATTACTGAAGGGAGATGGAACTAATTGGAAGCAtacctttttatatatatatatatatatatatatatatatatatttttttttgaaaacaacAAAGGCCCCCTAGAATCTTTatacttttattattttatacctCTATTATTTAATATCGTTGATTCTTTTTATGGAATTGTGAAATATTCTTCATGATCCAGGGCAGATGTGATAGGAATTTGAGAACTATCAAGGGCAATCTTCACCGAAGATAAATTGTagtgaaaaaaatgaaaatattttaatataataatttgcaCGTGAGAGGCATTAATTAAgagtatttattttttctttttttcgaaGCGAACGACCAAAGGCTACGTTTAAGAACCGCTACATCTTTATTTGTATAGACCAATTAATTAGGGCATCTGAAATGGAGAGTTTATAACATAAGTTTATACTATAAACTCCTCGTTATAAACTCCATCCCTACCATACGAGTGAGgtttataattttgttttttaTAAACAGGTCTCCAATTTTATGaccgatttatatatatatatatatttttaaaaaaagctataaataagatttatactcTCTCTCTCTTAATAGCGTGAGGACAACAAGCAACAAGGCCCACTGCCCTAtttaatgtttttatttatttaaattttgttaaatatttgtttatttttatcgaataattattttttacataaataaatatatacaatataatttaaaatactaatataattataaatattaaattaaaatattaattaatattatatatagtaaGTGAAATTATACATTAAGATAagtgaaaatataaataaaaataaataaatttacaatGAATCATAAAAAATATTGTTGATAAACTAGTATAGATAGGTTTTTAAAAGAAGTGGGATTTATAAATTTTGATATGCTAGTGATGTAGTGAGACATAAATCTTTGTACAACTACAAATACCCTTATGTTCTAgattctaaataaataaataaataaataatatatatatatatattgatatgcTGGGCGACGCTTTGTGCGCGATCGTGAGTGACGCACAGACATGGCGTTGCAAGCTCAATTtccctacaaataaaatattccgTTTATTCTCTCTCCCCTCCCACCTGCAATTCAAACCCACGTCGCTCtccaaagtaaaattaaaatctctctcgcCGCTCTCCCACTCTCGCTCCCTCCCTTCGTCTCTGTCGTCCGTCGTCCGTCGTCCGGCTGACCTCGGGCTCCCGCTGggaaaattttgttggttgctactcggaaaacctataggttccactgtacaaaaattttgtacaaaggtctgaaccttttcctagctaccatgtgttcttttaaattaaattttggatcgcctgcggaacttaacacgtttgatccaaaacttaatctatttgttcttttaggttttgacttggatctcctgcggaacttaacacgttcgacccaagtcttcttaagttattaattccattaaatattaatttccataattggttcccagtactgacgtggcgaggcacatgaccttcttggatatgggagcaaccaccaccgactagacaaaaccttttatagaaagctaatatttaatttcctaaaataactttaggttaaccaaagagaacaatcaaatcacaaggaaaagaaaaaacaaaagaacacaacatcgaaaaaaatattcaaaattctagaacgtaagcctcttgtatttggtattatttccataaataactagcacgatgcggaaagaaaaattactagttataccttgtagaaaaacctcttgatcttctaccgtattcctcttctaacctcggacgttgtgtgggcaacgatcttccgagacgagaaaccaccaatcaccttcttctcctcctagctaggttcggccaacaaagaggaagcttcaccaaggaagaaaatcaaaacactaaccaagctccaagagatgctagctttctctccttcttcttcttcttctccgagtagtatccggccaccacaagagctccaatggaagagggagattcggccaccacaagaggaagagagggagaggatggccggccacaccaaggaacaaaagagggagagaaataatagatgttgtgtctcatgaaggcaccctcaccccttcttttatattccttggcctaggcaaattaggaaatttaattacaataaaattttctcaatttccttgacatgatttaattgagaaaaataaaataaaattttccaattaaatctacattggccggccacgtcattggagaacaaattggacaagtttcaatcaacaattaaaacttcctaatttgttttcggaaattttaaaaaataaaatttctctttaaaaatctcttcatggttgataaaaggaaatttctataattttaattttatcaacatgtgaataattaaagagaaaataaaatatctcaccaatctacaaataaggaaagagatctaatctctttctttaatcttttgtagatcttttataagagagatattttaatttaaattctctttaataaattatttcttccacataataaaaattaaaattaaaattccttttaatttaatttggccggccccactagcttgggttcaagctagggccgccacccaattttaggccggccctagcttgttcccaagctagcttggccggcccctattgggtgggtatagaaggtgggtataggtgggtatagaactctacaaataagaggctacgatagggaccgagaggaagaattggttttggtctcccgataaaattaagcatcccgtgttcgccccgaacacacaacttaattttatcaataataattcattccactagagaattattattgaactactgcaccaatcccaaattacatttttgggctccttcttattatgaatgtgttagtctccctgtgtttaagatatcaaatgtccactaattaagcgagttactgacaactcatttaattaatatcttagtccaagagtagtaccactcaaccttatcgtcatgtcggactaagtccacctgcagggtttaacatgacaatccttatgagctcctcttgaggacattctcaacctagatcactaggacacagtttccttctataatcaacaatacacactataagtgatatcattttccaacttatcgggcttattgattcatcgaactaaatctcacccattgataaattaaagaaataaatatcaaatatatgtgcttgttattatattaggattaagagcacacacttccataataactgaggtctttgtttctttataaagtcagtataaaagaaacgacctctaatggtcctactcaatacactctaagtgtactagtgtaattatatagttaagataaactaatacctaattacactatgaccttccaatggtttgttcctttccattatggtcgtgagttactgtttataatttataaggtactgataacatgatcctctctgtgtgacaccacacaccatgttatctacaatataaattaattgaacaactacatttatcataaatgtagacatttgaccaatgtgattcttatttctagataaatgtttattccaaaagctaggcttttagtatacactctaacaatctcccacttatactaaaagactaagctgccatatctgctgccattcatctgattcccaacccttcaacatgtccatcaaaagctctcgccttaaggaccttagtgaaaagatctataggtcatcatctgatgcattctaggaggcaacaacttctcctcgtttatacgatttctcgtacttgcgctctattgtgtttacttgccttatagactcatggtttcttcgagtttgttactgcaccattattattacaataaattgtaataatctttggacaaactggaaatcatatctaagtctatcttgaggtaattaagtcattcagcttttatggtttcctcagaggcttgccatatactaagcttctat from Zingiber officinale cultivar Zhangliang chromosome 6B, Zo_v1.1, whole genome shotgun sequence carries:
- the LOC121990665 gene encoding dirigent protein 2-like — encoded protein: MLNYCMMEGVVSFPSFILFLLLSSATVTFAQNYSEHLHFYFLERVAGSPNATSVVSVDLHPESPAGGFGNIGVIDNILLEGPEPSSPAIGRAQGLVVYSDLTGLSVTTALNLVLTAGDYNGSSLAMYGRYEPARVSDRSIIGGSGQFRLARGYALSQRVATTATTLTDVLDVYITYP